A region from the Deltaproteobacteria bacterium genome encodes:
- a CDS encoding SGNH/GDSL hydrolase family protein, whose amino-acid sequence MPDSVRFARSRAGGGAVNTGEAIKRLLAVLMALGLFLVLGEVLIRVYLGFNIAYDIEMTRYALYMKQDAGDPRVGHVHRPNSAMRLMGVPVEINSDGLRDKEYPVERGDAYRIAFLGDSLTFGWGVKQEETFQYLLEEKLSETRPTEIINFGTGNYNTAQEVGLFLAKGLKYRPDEVVLFYFINDAEVTPAKSKLWFLGYSELISFYWSRINSLKDRYAPSQDFAGYYSALYAEGQPGWKEARAALLELKETCRESGIRLRVVLLPELHDTRNEIFAGVYGGVAEFLGQNGIEHLNLARLFEARANPMELWVSYDDAHPNAIAHRAVAESIAEFVATTEQVRR is encoded by the coding sequence ATGCCGGATTCGGTAAGGTTCGCCCGGTCGCGAGCGGGGGGCGGTGCGGTGAACACGGGCGAAGCCATCAAGAGGCTGCTGGCGGTCCTCATGGCGCTGGGGCTATTCCTCGTCCTCGGCGAAGTGCTGATCCGGGTCTACCTCGGCTTCAACATCGCCTACGACATCGAGATGACGCGCTACGCGCTCTACATGAAGCAGGACGCGGGCGACCCGCGCGTCGGACACGTGCACCGGCCGAACAGTGCGATGCGCCTGATGGGCGTTCCGGTCGAGATCAACTCCGACGGTCTGCGCGACAAGGAGTACCCGGTCGAGCGGGGCGACGCGTACCGGATCGCCTTCCTCGGCGACTCGCTCACCTTCGGCTGGGGAGTGAAGCAGGAGGAGACGTTCCAGTATCTGCTGGAGGAGAAGCTCAGCGAGACGCGCCCGACCGAGATCATCAATTTCGGCACCGGGAACTACAACACCGCGCAAGAGGTCGGGCTCTTCCTCGCGAAGGGCCTGAAGTACCGCCCGGACGAGGTCGTGCTCTTCTACTTCATCAACGACGCCGAGGTCACGCCGGCGAAGTCGAAGCTCTGGTTCCTCGGCTACTCCGAGCTGATCTCGTTCTACTGGTCGAGGATCAACTCGCTGAAGGATCGCTACGCCCCTTCCCAGGACTTTGCCGGCTACTACTCCGCGCTCTACGCGGAGGGACAGCCCGGCTGGAAAGAGGCGCGGGCGGCGCTGCTCGAGCTGAAGGAGACCTGCCGCGAGAGCGGCATCCGCCTGCGGGTGGTGCTTCTGCCCGAGCTCCACGACACCCGCAACGAGATCTTCGCCGGCGTCTACGGCGGCGTCGCCGAGTTCCTGGGCCAGAACGGCATCGAGCACCTGAACCTGGCTCGGCTCTTCGAGGCCCGGGCGAACCCGATGGAGCTCTGGGTCAGCTACGATGACGCCCACCCCAACGCGATCGCCCACCGCGCCGTCGCGGAGTCGATCGCAGAGTTCGTCGCCACGACGGAGCAAGTCCGCAGATGA
- a CDS encoding sigma-54-dependent Fis family transcriptional regulator has product MEQRAVLLVDLESPYDTALAARCAGAAIRAIPVHGELPQIPTETGLVLCVVAISGRGDDPVSRVRSVAKLVGRCPVVVLARDTGLDTAVRLIRFGVADVIETPAPAMEVAARAFNSIRAGSQQDGREDFIGQSPAMVRLRERIANAGRVASTVLIQGETGTGKGVVARMIHEGSERRGRPFVHVDCGALAPTLIESELFGHERGAFTGAATLRRGRFESAELGTVFLDEIGELSLQLQAKLLRVLEDRAFERVGGSAPLRLHARVVAATNRDLHAGVRNGSFRPDLWFRLNVLSIEVPSLRERASDIPLLVHAGLRRICEMHGVTAPRVSDSVLAKLAEQRWPGNVRELLNLLERLVIEQRGALSDPEEIDAYLSGPEPQVPTDRPGMARPALDAEELADAERIEAALVDSGGNLSRTARRLALPRSTLRHKIAKYQLGHLVPRD; this is encoded by the coding sequence GTGGAGCAGCGAGCGGTCCTGCTGGTCGATCTCGAGTCTCCCTACGACACCGCACTTGCCGCGCGATGCGCGGGCGCGGCGATCCGAGCCATCCCCGTACACGGCGAGCTGCCGCAGATCCCGACGGAGACGGGGCTCGTCCTGTGCGTGGTGGCCATTTCTGGTCGGGGGGACGATCCGGTCTCGCGCGTCCGCTCCGTGGCGAAGCTCGTCGGTCGGTGTCCGGTCGTCGTGCTCGCGCGCGACACGGGACTCGACACGGCGGTCCGGCTGATCCGATTCGGTGTCGCGGACGTGATCGAGACGCCCGCGCCCGCGATGGAGGTCGCCGCGCGCGCGTTCAACTCGATCCGGGCCGGATCGCAGCAGGACGGGCGCGAGGACTTCATCGGCCAGAGCCCGGCGATGGTCCGGCTTCGCGAGCGCATCGCCAACGCCGGTCGTGTCGCGTCGACGGTCTTGATCCAGGGCGAGACGGGGACCGGAAAGGGCGTCGTGGCCCGCATGATCCACGAGGGCTCGGAGCGCCGGGGGCGGCCGTTCGTCCACGTCGATTGCGGAGCGCTCGCTCCGACCCTGATCGAGAGCGAGCTCTTCGGGCACGAGCGCGGCGCGTTCACGGGCGCGGCGACGCTGCGGCGGGGGCGCTTCGAGAGCGCAGAGCTCGGTACGGTATTTCTAGACGAGATCGGCGAGCTGTCGCTTCAGCTTCAGGCGAAGCTGCTTCGCGTGCTCGAGGATCGCGCGTTCGAGCGTGTGGGAGGAAGCGCGCCGCTTCGGCTCCACGCGCGCGTCGTCGCCGCGACCAACCGCGATCTGCACGCGGGCGTGCGCAACGGCTCGTTCCGGCCCGACCTGTGGTTCAGGCTGAACGTCCTGTCGATCGAAGTTCCGAGCCTTCGCGAACGCGCTTCCGACATCCCGCTCCTCGTACACGCGGGACTGCGTCGGATCTGCGAGATGCACGGCGTGACGGCGCCGCGCGTCTCCGACTCCGTGCTCGCGAAGCTGGCCGAGCAGCGCTGGCCCGGAAACGTGCGCGAGCTCCTGAATCTGCTCGAGCGCCTCGTGATCGAGCAGCGCGGCGCGCTCTCGGATCCTGAGGAGATAGACGCCTACCTCTCCGGGCCCGAGCCGCAGGTCCCTACAGACCGGCCCGGGATGGCGCGCCCTGCGCTCGACGCAGAGGAGCTGGCGGACGCCGAGCGAATCGAAGCGGCCCTCGTCGACTCCGGAGGCAATCTCTCGCGAACCGCGCGGCGGCTCGCGCTGCCCCGGAGCACGCTGCGGCACAAGATTGCGAAGTACCAGCTGGGGCATCTGGTGCCCAGGGACTGA